A window from Populus trichocarpa isolate Nisqually-1 chromosome 3, P.trichocarpa_v4.1, whole genome shotgun sequence encodes these proteins:
- the LOC7497830 gene encoding mitochondrial adenine nucleotide transporter ADNT1 isoform X2, giving the protein MASEDVKASESAVSTIVNLAEEAKLAREGVKAPGTALLNICKSLFAGGVAGGVSRTAVAPLERLKILLQVQNPHSIKYNGTIQGLKYIWRTEGLRGMFKGNGTNCARIVPNSAVKFFSYEEASNFPLADDAQLTPLLRLGAGACAGIIAMSATYPMDMVRGRLTVQTDKSPRQYRGIAHALSTVLKEEGPRALYKGWLPSVIGVIPYVGLNFAVYESLKDWLLKTKPFGLVEDNELGVATRLACGAAAGTFGQTVAYPLDVIRRRMQMVGWKDAASVVTGDGRGKTALEYTGMVDAFRKTVRHEGFGALYKGLVPNSVKVIPSIAIAFVTYEMVKDVLRVETRISD; this is encoded by the exons ATGGCATCAGAGGATGTGAAAGCAAGCGAGTCTGCTGTTTCTACGATCGTGAATCTCGCAGAAGAGGCTAAACTTGCTCGTGAAGGCGTTAAAGCACCGGGAACTGCCCTTCTTAATATCTGCAAGTCCCTTTTCGCTGGTGGTGTTGCCGGTGGAGT GTCACGTACAGCTGTTGCTCCCTTAGAAAGACTAAAAATTCTATTGCAG GTTCAAAATCCTCACAGTATAAAATACAATGGAACGATTCAGGGTTTGAAATACATATGGAGAACTGAGGGCTTAAGAGGGATGTTTAAAGGAAACGGCACTAATTGTGCTCGAATTGTCCCAAATTCAGCAGTCAAGTTCTTTAGTTACGAGGAAGCATCCAA TTTCCCTCTTGCAGATGATGCACAGCTTACTCCTCTTTTACGTCTTGGAGCTGGTGCATGTGCTGGAATTATTGCCATGTCAGCAACTTACCCAATGGACATGGTTCGTGGTCGGCTAACTGTCCAG ACAGACAAGTCTCCTCGCCAGTATAGAGGAATCGCTCATGCTCTCTCAACAGTCCTTAAGGAGGAAGGTCCCCGGGCTTTATACAAAGGCTGGCTGCCTTCTGTAATAGGAGTT ATACCATATGTGGGTCTGAACTTTGCTGTTTATGAATCTTTAAAAGACTGGTTGCTCAAAACGAAACCGTTTGGACTAGTTGAGGACAATGAATTGGGTGTGGCGACAAGGCTTGCATGTGGGGCTGCTGCTGGAACTTTTGGCCAGACAGTTGCTTATCCTCTCGATGTAATCCGACGAAGAATGCAGATGGTTGGCTGGAAGGATGCTGCTTCAGTTGTCACTGGTGATGGGAGGGGCAAAACAGCCCTTGAATATACTGGTATGGTTGATGCCTTCAGGAAAACAGTTCGTCATGAGGGGTTTGGAGCATTGTACAAGGGTTTGGTCCCCAATTCAGTGAAG GTGATCCCTTCGATAGCAATTGCTTTTGTGACATACGAGATGGTGAAGGACGTTCTTCGAGTTGAGACGAGGATATCTGACTGA
- the LOC7497830 gene encoding mitochondrial adenine nucleotide transporter ADNT1 isoform X1, whose amino-acid sequence MASEDVKASESAVSTIVNLAEEAKLAREGVKAPGTALLNICKSLFAGGVAGGVSRTAVAPLERLKILLQVQNPHSIKYNGTIQGLKYIWRTEGLRGMFKGNGTNCARIVPNSAVKFFSYEEASKGILWFYRRQTGNDDAQLTPLLRLGAGACAGIIAMSATYPMDMVRGRLTVQTDKSPRQYRGIAHALSTVLKEEGPRALYKGWLPSVIGVIPYVGLNFAVYESLKDWLLKTKPFGLVEDNELGVATRLACGAAAGTFGQTVAYPLDVIRRRMQMVGWKDAASVVTGDGRGKTALEYTGMVDAFRKTVRHEGFGALYKGLVPNSVKVIPSIAIAFVTYEMVKDVLRVETRISD is encoded by the exons ATGGCATCAGAGGATGTGAAAGCAAGCGAGTCTGCTGTTTCTACGATCGTGAATCTCGCAGAAGAGGCTAAACTTGCTCGTGAAGGCGTTAAAGCACCGGGAACTGCCCTTCTTAATATCTGCAAGTCCCTTTTCGCTGGTGGTGTTGCCGGTGGAGT GTCACGTACAGCTGTTGCTCCCTTAGAAAGACTAAAAATTCTATTGCAG GTTCAAAATCCTCACAGTATAAAATACAATGGAACGATTCAGGGTTTGAAATACATATGGAGAACTGAGGGCTTAAGAGGGATGTTTAAAGGAAACGGCACTAATTGTGCTCGAATTGTCCCAAATTCAGCAGTCAAGTTCTTTAGTTACGAGGAAGCATCCAA GGGAATATTATGGTTTTATAGGCGGCAAACTGGAAACG ATGATGCACAGCTTACTCCTCTTTTACGTCTTGGAGCTGGTGCATGTGCTGGAATTATTGCCATGTCAGCAACTTACCCAATGGACATGGTTCGTGGTCGGCTAACTGTCCAG ACAGACAAGTCTCCTCGCCAGTATAGAGGAATCGCTCATGCTCTCTCAACAGTCCTTAAGGAGGAAGGTCCCCGGGCTTTATACAAAGGCTGGCTGCCTTCTGTAATAGGAGTT ATACCATATGTGGGTCTGAACTTTGCTGTTTATGAATCTTTAAAAGACTGGTTGCTCAAAACGAAACCGTTTGGACTAGTTGAGGACAATGAATTGGGTGTGGCGACAAGGCTTGCATGTGGGGCTGCTGCTGGAACTTTTGGCCAGACAGTTGCTTATCCTCTCGATGTAATCCGACGAAGAATGCAGATGGTTGGCTGGAAGGATGCTGCTTCAGTTGTCACTGGTGATGGGAGGGGCAAAACAGCCCTTGAATATACTGGTATGGTTGATGCCTTCAGGAAAACAGTTCGTCATGAGGGGTTTGGAGCATTGTACAAGGGTTTGGTCCCCAATTCAGTGAAG GTGATCCCTTCGATAGCAATTGCTTTTGTGACATACGAGATGGTGAAGGACGTTCTTCGAGTTGAGACGAGGATATCTGACTGA